One genomic window of Luteitalea pratensis includes the following:
- a CDS encoding DUF3341 domain-containing protein, which produces MADVQQSAGVYGVMAEFADATELVAAAKAAHAEGYRQMDAFTAAPIHGLAEALGHDDRRVQKFTFIGGVLGFLGGFALCYWTSVINYPLNIGGRPLNSWVAFSIPTYETTILLSALATAGGMLAISGLPMPYHPVFNVEAFRKTASSTGFFLCIEATDPRFDLARTRVFLEGLRPRAINEVNA; this is translated from the coding sequence ATGGCTGATGTCCAGCAGTCCGCTGGCGTCTACGGCGTGATGGCCGAATTCGCCGACGCAACCGAACTGGTGGCCGCGGCCAAGGCGGCCCACGCCGAAGGCTACCGGCAGATGGATGCGTTCACCGCCGCGCCGATCCACGGCCTGGCCGAGGCCCTCGGCCACGACGACCGGCGCGTGCAGAAGTTCACGTTCATCGGCGGCGTGCTCGGGTTCCTGGGCGGTTTCGCGCTCTGTTACTGGACCTCGGTGATCAACTACCCGCTCAACATCGGCGGCCGCCCGCTCAACAGCTGGGTGGCGTTCTCGATCCCGACGTACGAGACGACGATTCTCCTGTCGGCGCTGGCCACCGCGGGCGGCATGCTGGCCATCAGTGGCCTGCCGATGCCCTACCACCCGGTGTTCAACGTCGAGGCCTTCCGCAAGACCGCCAGCAGCACGGGCTTCTTCCTGTGCATCGAGGCCACCGATCCGCGGTTCGATCTCGCGCGGACGCGGGTGTTCCTCGAGGGACTGCGCCCCAGGGCGATCAACGAGGTGAACGCGTAA
- a CDS encoding c-type cytochrome gives MAHALNIVRAARGAAPPEVGCASGRTRQGRTSRFALMGGLLLAGGLLAGCRQDMHDAPRYEALEESDFFADKRAMRPIPEGTVARGNLREDDVYYTGKRDGEIIQELPAQVKVDKALLDRGQQRFNIYCAPCHSPLGDGNGTVVQRGYKRPASYHDPRLRNMGIGYFYDVITNGFGQMPDYTAQVAPADRWAIAAYIRVLQRSQAGTIEDVPADHRGELDGKAPAAEASHGGGAAHD, from the coding sequence ATGGCCCACGCACTGAACATCGTCCGGGCGGCTCGGGGAGCCGCCCCTCCCGAGGTGGGGTGCGCCTCCGGACGCACGCGGCAGGGCCGCACCAGCCGGTTCGCCCTCATGGGCGGGCTGCTGCTGGCCGGCGGCCTGCTCGCGGGCTGCCGCCAGGACATGCACGACGCGCCGCGCTACGAAGCGCTCGAGGAGAGCGACTTCTTCGCCGACAAGCGGGCGATGCGCCCGATCCCGGAAGGCACGGTCGCCCGCGGCAACCTGCGCGAGGACGACGTCTACTACACCGGCAAGCGGGATGGCGAAATCATCCAGGAACTGCCCGCGCAGGTGAAGGTCGACAAGGCCCTCCTCGACCGCGGCCAGCAGCGCTTCAACATCTACTGCGCGCCGTGCCACTCGCCGCTCGGCGACGGCAACGGCACCGTCGTCCAGCGCGGCTACAAACGGCCGGCGTCGTATCACGACCCGCGGCTCCGGAACATGGGGATCGGCTACTTCTACGACGTGATCACGAACGGCTTCGGCCAGATGCCGGACTACACGGCGCAGGTGGCGCCCGCGGATCGCTGGGCGATCGCCGCCTACATCCGGGTGCTGCAGCGCAGCCAGGCGGGCACGATCGAGGATGTGCCGGCCGACCATCGCGGCGAACTCGACGGCAAGGCGCCGGCGGCCGAAGCGTCCCATGGAGGAGGGGCCGCGCATGACTGA
- a CDS encoding SCO family protein has product MHALAILRHAALATLLVVTAAVWPVAGQGAIRSEPGDPSDKKPRALEGVTYAQRLGDQVPADLAFVDETGKSVRLGDYFGRRPIVLALAYYECPMLCTQVLSGMTAGLKGLKFSAGQEFEVVVVSIDPGEGPGLAAAKKATYVAHYDRENTAGAWHFLTGHKADIDRLAQTVGFSYSYDETIDQYAHAAGLSILTPDGRIARYLFGIDFAPRDLRLAIVEAADRKIGSPVDSVLLYCYHYDPATGKYGLMAMRIVRTAGVLFVLAMVAGWVVLRRRERRGLYGVPPVGVPPGASHKA; this is encoded by the coding sequence ATGCACGCACTCGCCATCCTTCGTCACGCAGCGCTTGCGACCCTCCTGGTCGTCACGGCCGCCGTGTGGCCGGTGGCCGGACAGGGTGCCATCCGGTCCGAGCCGGGCGACCCGTCGGACAAGAAACCGAGGGCGCTCGAGGGCGTCACCTACGCGCAGCGGCTCGGGGATCAGGTGCCCGCCGACCTCGCGTTCGTCGACGAGACCGGCAAGTCCGTGCGTCTCGGCGACTACTTCGGCCGACGTCCGATCGTGCTCGCGCTGGCGTACTACGAATGCCCGATGCTCTGCACGCAGGTGCTGTCGGGGATGACCGCCGGGCTCAAGGGCCTCAAGTTCAGCGCCGGGCAGGAGTTCGAGGTCGTCGTGGTCAGCATCGACCCGGGCGAGGGGCCCGGGCTGGCAGCGGCCAAGAAGGCGACCTACGTCGCGCACTACGACCGCGAGAACACCGCCGGCGCATGGCACTTCCTCACCGGTCACAAGGCGGACATCGATCGCCTCGCGCAGACGGTGGGCTTCTCGTATTCGTACGACGAGACCATTGATCAGTACGCGCACGCCGCAGGGCTGTCGATCCTGACGCCCGACGGCAGGATTGCGCGATACCTCTTCGGCATCGACTTCGCGCCACGCGACCTGCGCCTGGCCATCGTCGAGGCAGCCGACCGCAAGATCGGGTCGCCGGTCGATTCGGTGCTGCTGTATTGCTATCACTACGATCCGGCCACGGGAAAGTACGGGCTGATGGCGATGCGGATCGTGCGGACCGCAGGCGTGCTGTTCGTGCTCGCGATGGTGGCGGGCTGGGTGGTCCTGCGGCGCCGCGAGCGCCGCGGCCTGTACGGCGTTCCCCCGGTGGGTGTGCCGCCGGGCGCTTCACACAAGGCGTAA
- the coxB gene encoding cytochrome c oxidase subunit II: protein MGGTFTLFPTQASTMAGRVDNLYFFMLAVTLFFSVVVAGLVVTLAVKYRRRKADDVGANIHGSTALEVIWTAIPLLIAMVMFVWGTSVYFALAKPPAEAMEVYIVGKRWMWKAQHLTGHREINQLHVPVGTPVKLLISSEDVIHAYYIPAFRQKIDAVPGKTTTMWFEASKAGTYQLFCAEYCGTQHSGMIGKVVAMEPREFQQWLSGGAPAGTLTSSGEQEFAMLGCVTCHRDDGSGRAPSLVGVFGKPQRMANGTTVIADESYLRESILNPQAKVVQGYQPLMPAYQGQISEDNLVTLLAYIKSLEKPAAKGAPATDESAAPAGRQ, encoded by the coding sequence ATGGGCGGCACCTTCACACTCTTTCCCACGCAGGCGTCGACGATGGCAGGTCGCGTCGACAACCTGTACTTCTTCATGCTCGCGGTCACCCTGTTCTTCTCGGTGGTCGTGGCGGGCCTCGTCGTGACGCTCGCGGTCAAGTACCGTCGCCGCAAGGCCGACGACGTGGGCGCGAACATCCACGGCAGCACGGCGCTCGAGGTCATCTGGACCGCGATCCCGCTGCTCATCGCCATGGTGATGTTCGTGTGGGGCACGAGCGTGTACTTTGCGCTCGCCAAGCCGCCCGCCGAGGCGATGGAGGTCTACATCGTCGGCAAGCGCTGGATGTGGAAGGCGCAGCACCTCACCGGACATCGTGAGATCAACCAGTTGCACGTGCCGGTGGGGACGCCGGTCAAGCTGCTGATCTCGTCCGAGGACGTGATCCACGCCTACTACATCCCGGCGTTCCGCCAGAAGATCGACGCCGTACCCGGCAAGACCACGACGATGTGGTTCGAGGCGAGCAAGGCAGGCACCTACCAGCTGTTCTGCGCGGAGTACTGCGGCACCCAGCACTCGGGCATGATCGGCAAGGTCGTCGCGATGGAGCCGCGTGAGTTCCAGCAGTGGCTCAGCGGCGGCGCACCGGCCGGGACGCTGACCTCGAGCGGCGAGCAGGAATTCGCCATGCTCGGTTGCGTGACCTGCCACCGCGACGACGGCTCGGGTCGCGCGCCGTCGCTCGTCGGCGTGTTCGGCAAGCCGCAGCGGATGGCCAACGGCACGACCGTCATCGCCGATGAGAGCTACCTGCGCGAATCGATCCTCAATCCGCAGGCGAAGGTGGTGCAGGGCTATCAGCCGCTCATGCCGGCCTACCAGGGACAGATCAGCGAGGACAACCTCGTGACGCTGCTCGCGTACATCAAGTCGCTCGAGAAGCCGGCGGCCAAAGGCGCGCCGGCGACGGACGAGAGTGCCGCCCCCGCGGGCAGGCAGTAG
- the ctaD gene encoding cytochrome c oxidase subunit I, producing MHEVRTNELDSSSAPTTPAVHYLNATHGAASWFFTKDHKRIALLYLYSVSTFFLVGGIFAMLVRLELATPRGDLLSAETYNKVFTAHGVVMVFFFLIPAIPAILGNFLVPLMIGAKDLAFPRINLASWYLYMTGGLFGVAVLVMGGVDTGWTFYTPYSTAASNSHVVLTALGAFVAGFSSIFTGLNFIVTIHTMRAPGMTWDRLPLFIWSHYATSLIMMLGTPVVAVTLMMVVLERTLRLGFFNPDLGGDPVLFQHLFWFYSHPAVYIMVLPGMGVISEIVAAFSRKPVFGYKMVAMASLGIALIGFLVWGHHMFTTSQSVLAAVTFSFLSFLVAIPSAIKVFNWTATLYRGSVLLDSPMLYAIGFIGLFTIGGLTGLFLAAIGLDIHVHDTYFVVAHFHYVMVGGTLLAYLGGLHYWWPKITGKLYSEPWAKTSAVIVFVGFNLTFFPQFVLGYMGMPRRYHAYPAEELSWQVLNVLSSAGASILAIGLFLPLIYLTYAAFRGRPAGPNPWGAYGLEWETTSPPPTANFEVTPIVTKPAYYYAPEEH from the coding sequence ATGCACGAAGTCAGAACCAACGAACTCGATTCATCGTCGGCGCCCACGACGCCGGCCGTGCACTACCTCAACGCGACACACGGCGCGGCGTCCTGGTTCTTCACGAAGGACCACAAGCGCATCGCGCTGCTGTACCTGTACTCGGTGTCGACCTTCTTCCTCGTCGGCGGCATCTTCGCGATGCTCGTCCGCCTGGAGCTCGCCACGCCGCGTGGCGACCTGCTCTCGGCCGAGACCTACAACAAGGTCTTCACCGCGCATGGCGTGGTGATGGTGTTCTTCTTCCTGATTCCGGCGATCCCCGCCATCCTCGGCAACTTCCTGGTGCCCCTGATGATCGGCGCCAAGGACCTCGCGTTCCCGCGCATCAACCTGGCGAGCTGGTATCTCTACATGACCGGCGGCCTCTTCGGCGTCGCCGTGCTGGTCATGGGCGGCGTGGACACGGGCTGGACGTTCTACACGCCGTATTCCACGGCGGCGTCCAATTCGCACGTCGTGCTGACCGCGCTCGGCGCGTTCGTCGCCGGCTTCTCGTCGATCTTCACCGGCCTGAACTTCATCGTCACCATCCACACGATGCGCGCCCCGGGAATGACGTGGGATCGACTGCCGCTGTTCATCTGGTCGCACTACGCGACGAGCCTGATCATGATGCTCGGCACGCCGGTCGTGGCGGTGACCCTGATGATGGTCGTGCTCGAGCGCACGCTCCGCCTCGGATTCTTCAACCCGGACCTCGGCGGCGACCCGGTGCTGTTCCAGCACCTGTTCTGGTTCTACTCGCACCCGGCCGTCTACATCATGGTGCTGCCCGGGATGGGCGTGATCAGCGAGATTGTCGCGGCGTTCTCCCGCAAGCCGGTGTTCGGCTACAAGATGGTCGCGATGGCCAGCCTGGGCATCGCGCTGATCGGCTTCCTGGTGTGGGGCCATCACATGTTCACGACGAGCCAGTCCGTGCTGGCGGCGGTGACGTTCTCGTTCCTGAGCTTCCTGGTGGCCATCCCCTCGGCCATCAAGGTGTTCAACTGGACGGCGACGCTGTATCGTGGCTCGGTGCTGCTGGACTCGCCGATGCTGTACGCGATCGGGTTCATCGGCCTGTTCACCATCGGCGGCCTCACGGGGCTGTTCCTGGCGGCCATCGGCCTGGACATCCACGTCCACGACACGTACTTCGTCGTGGCGCACTTCCATTACGTGATGGTGGGCGGGACGTTGCTGGCCTATCTCGGCGGCCTGCACTACTGGTGGCCGAAGATCACGGGCAAGCTCTACTCCGAGCCGTGGGCCAAGACGTCGGCGGTAATCGTCTTCGTCGGCTTCAACCTGACCTTCTTCCCGCAGTTCGTCCTGGGCTACATGGGCATGCCGCGCCGGTACCACGCGTACCCGGCCGAGGAACTGTCGTGGCAGGTGCTGAACGTCCTGTCCTCCGCGGGCGCGTCGATCCTGGCCATCGGGCTCTTTCTGCCGCTGATCTACCTGACCTATGCCGCGTTCAGGGGACGGCCAGCCGGGCCGAACCCGTGGGGCGCCTACGGACTCGAGTGGGAGACCACGTCCCCCCCGCCGACCGCGAATTTCGAGGTCACGCCGATCGTGACCAAGCCGGCGTACTACTACGCCCCCGAGGAGCACTGA
- a CDS encoding cytochrome c oxidase subunit 3: protein MSHSTAHAAHHPALQHHFDTLEQQQNASTLGMWWFLVTEVLFFGGFFMTYILYRWMYNASFHEASHELNVWLGLFNTAVLIGSSLTMALAVRASKTGEKSQLVMFLILTLLLGSVFLGVKVIEYSEKFTHHLVPGAHFQFHDATLKNGAEIYFSLYFGMTGLHATHMIFGGFVLVPLIVMAARGKFGPAWYTPIELFGLYWHFVDIVWIFLFPLLYLM, encoded by the coding sequence GTGAGCCACTCGACCGCGCACGCCGCGCATCACCCGGCGCTGCAGCACCATTTCGACACCCTCGAGCAGCAGCAGAACGCCAGCACGCTCGGGATGTGGTGGTTCCTGGTCACCGAAGTGCTGTTCTTCGGCGGTTTCTTCATGACGTACATCCTCTACCGGTGGATGTACAACGCCTCGTTCCATGAGGCGAGCCACGAGCTCAACGTGTGGCTCGGCCTCTTCAACACCGCGGTCCTCATCGGCAGCTCGCTGACGATGGCGCTAGCGGTGCGTGCCAGCAAGACGGGCGAGAAGTCGCAGCTGGTGATGTTCCTCATCCTGACGCTGCTGCTCGGGAGTGTCTTCCTCGGCGTGAAGGTGATCGAGTACTCGGAGAAGTTCACCCATCACCTCGTGCCGGGCGCACACTTCCAGTTCCACGACGCAACCCTGAAGAACGGCGCGGAGATCTACTTCTCGCTCTACTTCGGGATGACCGGCCTGCACGCCACGCACATGATCTTCGGCGGCTTCGTGCTCGTGCCGCTGATCGTGATGGCCGCCCGCGGCAAGTTCGGTCCCGCCTGGTATACGCCGATCGAGCTCTTCGGGCTCTACTGGCACTTCGTCGACATCGTCTGGATTTTCCTGTTCCCGCTGTTGTATCTGATGTGA
- a CDS encoding cytochrome C oxidase subunit IV family protein yields MSHVAPKSQLFAVFAALMVLTVATVLVSRLNLGYFNLPVAMVVAVTKALLVILIFMEVKYSPKLVQVTAGVGFLFLGIMILYTMTDYLSRNMLGVAGR; encoded by the coding sequence ATGTCCCACGTCGCTCCCAAGTCGCAGCTCTTCGCCGTCTTCGCCGCCCTCATGGTGCTCACAGTCGCCACGGTGCTCGTCTCGCGCCTGAACCTCGGGTATTTCAACCTGCCGGTGGCCATGGTGGTGGCCGTGACCAAGGCGTTGCTGGTCATCCTGATCTTCATGGAAGTGAAGTACAGCCCGAAACTGGTGCAGGTCACTGCCGGGGTCGGCTTTCTGTTTCTCGGCATCATGATTCTCTACACGATGACCGACTACCTCAGCCGAAACATGCTCGGCGTCGCTGGGCGCTAG
- a CDS encoding PEP-CTERM sorting domain-containing protein: MTASPQLTVDDSPFLLNVPPTLAAGASVGPVLMLRVNISPAALPGTYGGTLAVLGGSSPGALGALDDETFEVIVRQTSTAVPEPATWLLAANGSAVIGIRRRRPLTVERSIGRSRRAGTARRYLRRIPVPGTRYPVPGTRV, encoded by the coding sequence GTGACGGCGAGTCCGCAGTTGACGGTGGACGACTCGCCCTTCCTGCTGAACGTCCCTCCGACGTTGGCCGCGGGCGCCAGCGTCGGTCCGGTGCTGATGCTCCGTGTGAACATCAGCCCCGCCGCCCTTCCAGGCACGTACGGGGGCACTCTCGCGGTGCTCGGCGGAAGCAGCCCTGGGGCGTTGGGCGCGCTCGACGACGAGACGTTCGAGGTCATCGTGCGCCAGACGTCCACGGCCGTGCCGGAACCGGCGACGTGGCTCCTCGCGGCGAACGGGTCGGCGGTGATTGGCATCCGGCGCCGTCGACCGCTGACCGTCGAAAGATCGATTGGACGGTCACGTCGGGCTGGGACAGCCCGACGCTACCTTCGGCGAATCCCGGTACCCGGTACCCGGTACCCGGTACCCGGTACCCGTGTTTGA
- a CDS encoding FAD-dependent oxidoreductase — protein sequence MPTPVLLAVDDDPAVRAALERDLRQHYDDDDIPVDRQYEVMATGSGTAAIDLIGRLQGRRQPIALVLSDERMPGMSGVDLLTKVREISPDTKRVLLTAYADTDVAIRGVNRARLDLYLTKPWNPTELFSPIDDLLAVWRAEFRAESHLTELFGDRWSKQCYELREFLSRNRVPFHYHDTATAEGQEALRTMAGNTMPPLPFVVTEDGQRLEHPTTTDLARHVHLQTRAEFERYHLVVVGAGPAGLTSSVYGASEGLKTLLLDRDAPGGQAGLSARIENYLGFPEGLSGRDLANRAVTQARRFKVEIVSPQAVTALDVDNEYKVLTFADGSKVQADTVVLAMGVQWRKLSGVDDLDRFTGAGVYYGASMAEARTCQDETVHIVGGANSAGQAALNFAEYAHKVVMLVRGPDLAASMSEYLIRNIEAHDKIEVSTNTCVVGADGDDRLRCLELASPSGEGRRKVEATSLYVMIGAAPDTEWLGDVVARDAHGYIRTGPDLPRIDGTTRVKGWPRSREPWLLETCVPGVFAAGDVRCGSVKRVASGVGEGAVAIQFVHQYLAGK from the coding sequence ATGCCCACTCCAGTCCTTCTTGCCGTTGACGACGATCCCGCGGTGCGCGCGGCGCTCGAACGCGACCTGCGCCAGCACTACGACGATGACGACATCCCTGTGGACCGTCAGTACGAGGTCATGGCCACCGGTTCGGGGACGGCGGCGATCGACCTGATCGGCCGCCTGCAGGGGCGCCGGCAACCGATTGCGCTGGTCCTCTCGGATGAGCGCATGCCGGGGATGAGCGGTGTCGACCTGCTCACGAAGGTCCGCGAGATCTCGCCAGACACCAAGCGAGTCCTGCTCACCGCCTACGCCGACACCGACGTGGCGATCCGCGGCGTGAACCGGGCGCGACTGGATCTGTACCTCACCAAGCCCTGGAACCCGACCGAACTTTTCTCGCCGATCGACGATCTCCTGGCCGTCTGGCGCGCCGAGTTCCGCGCCGAGAGCCACCTCACCGAACTGTTCGGTGATCGTTGGTCGAAACAGTGCTACGAACTGCGAGAGTTCCTCTCGCGTAACCGGGTGCCCTTCCACTACCACGACACGGCCACCGCCGAAGGCCAGGAAGCCCTGCGGACCATGGCGGGCAACACGATGCCGCCGCTGCCGTTCGTGGTGACCGAGGACGGCCAGCGGCTCGAGCATCCGACGACGACGGACCTGGCCCGGCACGTGCACTTGCAGACGCGCGCCGAGTTCGAGCGGTACCACCTCGTGGTGGTGGGCGCCGGTCCTGCCGGCCTGACGTCGAGCGTCTACGGCGCATCCGAAGGCCTGAAGACGTTGCTGCTCGATCGCGATGCGCCTGGCGGGCAGGCGGGTCTCAGCGCCCGCATCGAGAATTACCTCGGATTTCCGGAAGGCCTCTCGGGGCGTGATCTTGCCAATCGAGCGGTGACGCAGGCGCGCCGGTTCAAGGTCGAGATCGTGAGTCCGCAGGCGGTGACCGCCCTGGACGTCGACAACGAGTACAAGGTCCTGACCTTCGCCGATGGCAGCAAGGTCCAGGCCGACACGGTCGTCCTCGCGATGGGCGTGCAGTGGCGCAAGCTCTCCGGCGTCGACGACCTCGATCGGTTCACAGGGGCCGGTGTCTACTACGGCGCCTCGATGGCCGAGGCGCGCACCTGCCAGGACGAGACGGTGCACATCGTCGGCGGTGCGAACTCCGCGGGCCAGGCGGCGCTCAACTTCGCTGAGTACGCCCACAAGGTCGTGATGCTCGTGCGTGGGCCGGACCTGGCCGCCTCGATGTCCGAATACCTGATCCGGAACATCGAGGCGCACGACAAGATCGAGGTGTCGACCAACACCTGCGTGGTCGGCGCCGATGGCGACGACCGCCTCCGCTGCCTCGAACTCGCGTCACCAAGCGGCGAGGGCCGGCGCAAGGTGGAGGCGACCTCCCTCTACGTGATGATCGGCGCGGCCCCCGATACGGAGTGGCTCGGCGACGTCGTTGCGCGCGATGCTCATGGCTACATCCGCACGGGTCCGGACCTGCCGCGCATCGACGGGACGACACGCGTCAAGGGCTGGCCTCGTTCCAGGGAGCCCTGGCTGCTCGAGACGTGCGTGCCCGGCGTGTTTGCGGCCGGTGACGTCCGCTGCGGTTCGGTGAAGCGGGTGGCGTCGGGTGTGGGTGAGGGGGCCGTGGCCATCCAGTTCGTGCACCAGTACCTCGCGGGGAAGTGA
- a CDS encoding sensor histidine kinase, producing the protein MSDPQAEPLVDALRRVRVFDGLDDAQRQWLAERMEEAHFEVGHTLFEVGAVADRMIAMLSGELQVVVSGTNEPFLFVHEGDVSGLLPYSRMTVLRATARATRPSRVAFLHKRHFPDLLRELPSVAERLVWMMADRIREFAVHETHREKLMALGKLSAGLAHELNNPASAVQRAAAQLCTLLTELQAHAAGAAASSLAERLMVTDTPGDPLDRSDRERGLRQWSKSAGLDVPRDALTALADAGLDANEVTQLVAGIPQSEVASLLVRITMAWRARSLVDDIEKATTRIADLVGAIKEYAYRDQAPTQTVDVRSSLDRTLTVFTPRLKHGVTVERDYQEDLPSIQANAGELTQMWTNLIDNALDAMQESGTLRVRAARDNETLVVQIGDSGPGIPKEIQRQVFEPFFTTKPQGEGTGLGLDIVRGIAQRHQGAVRVLHSEPGDTVMQVRLPIGSVANEENASGDHVPAS; encoded by the coding sequence ATGAGTGATCCGCAAGCCGAGCCGCTCGTCGACGCCTTGCGTCGCGTTCGTGTCTTCGACGGGTTGGACGACGCACAGCGGCAATGGCTCGCGGAGCGGATGGAGGAGGCCCACTTCGAGGTGGGCCACACCCTGTTCGAGGTGGGGGCGGTGGCAGACCGCATGATCGCGATGCTTTCTGGCGAGCTCCAGGTCGTGGTCTCGGGCACGAACGAGCCCTTCCTCTTCGTGCACGAGGGCGACGTGTCGGGCTTGCTGCCGTACTCGCGGATGACCGTCCTGCGCGCGACCGCCCGGGCGACACGACCCAGCCGCGTCGCGTTCCTGCACAAGCGGCATTTTCCAGACCTGTTGCGCGAGTTGCCGTCGGTGGCCGAGCGGCTCGTGTGGATGATGGCCGACCGCATCCGGGAGTTCGCGGTCCACGAGACCCACCGCGAGAAGCTGATGGCGCTCGGGAAGCTCTCGGCAGGCCTCGCGCACGAGCTCAATAATCCGGCGTCCGCGGTGCAGCGGGCGGCCGCACAGCTCTGTACGCTGCTCACCGAGTTGCAGGCGCACGCGGCGGGTGCCGCGGCGTCGTCGCTGGCCGAGCGGCTGATGGTGACCGACACGCCGGGCGATCCGCTCGACCGGTCGGATCGCGAACGCGGCTTGCGCCAGTGGTCGAAATCGGCCGGCCTCGATGTTCCCCGGGATGCATTGACCGCGCTTGCCGATGCCGGCCTGGACGCCAACGAGGTCACGCAACTTGTCGCAGGCATCCCCCAGAGTGAGGTCGCGTCCCTGCTGGTGCGGATCACAATGGCGTGGCGGGCCCGGTCGCTCGTCGACGACATCGAGAAGGCGACGACGCGCATTGCCGATCTTGTCGGGGCGATCAAGGAGTACGCCTACCGCGACCAGGCGCCGACCCAGACGGTGGACGTGCGCTCGAGCCTCGATCGGACGCTGACGGTGTTCACGCCGCGGCTGAAGCACGGCGTGACCGTCGAGCGGGACTACCAGGAAGACCTGCCGTCGATCCAGGCCAACGCAGGCGAGTTGACCCAGATGTGGACCAACCTGATCGACAACGCCCTCGACGCCATGCAGGAGAGCGGCACGCTGCGCGTTCGGGCTGCCCGTGACAATGAGACGCTCGTGGTCCAGATCGGTGACAGCGGACCAGGCATCCCGAAGGAGATCCAGCGCCAGGTATTCGAGCCGTTCTTCACCACCAAGCCGCAGGGCGAAGGCACCGGCCTCGGCCTCGACATCGTCCGCGGCATCGCCCAGCGGCACCAGGGGGCGGTCCGCGTGTTGCATTCGGAACCCGGGGATACGGTGATGCAGGTGCGGTTGCCGATTGGAAGCGTCGCAAACGAGGAGAACGCCAGTGGCGATCACGTGCCGGCATCGTGA
- a CDS encoding ubiquitin carboxyl-terminal hydrolase 14, whose translation MAITCRHRDQDTHPSPRNNGCEECLKSGDTWVHLRLCLVCGHVGCCDSSRNKHATQHFHDTQHPLVRSLERGEHWAWCYADEEFFDEA comes from the coding sequence GTGGCGATCACGTGCCGGCATCGTGACCAGGACACGCATCCGTCCCCGCGCAACAATGGCTGCGAGGAGTGCCTGAAGAGCGGCGACACATGGGTGCACCTGCGCCTGTGCCTCGTGTGCGGTCACGTCGGTTGCTGCGATTCGTCGAGAAACAAGCACGCGACGCAGCACTTCCACGATACGCAGCATCCGCTCGTGCGCTCGCTCGAGCGCGGCGAACACTGGGCCTGGTGCTACGCCGACGAGGAGTTCTTCGACGAGGCGTAG